The Candidatus Bathyarchaeota archaeon genomic sequence TTTTATATTTAGATCAAGAAAATACCTAAAACTGGCTAAACAATGGCTAATTATTTGAAAGTTGGGAAAGCTTAAGTTTAGCTTTAATTTGTTGTTAATGAAGGAGTAGTTGGTATGACCGAACTCGAGGAAAGAGTTAAAGCTAAAGTAAGTAACCTGATTGATCCAGAAACAGGATTAAACTTCGGCGAAATGGGGTTAATTCAGAATGTTAAAGAAATCGATGCTGGGGTTGTACAGGTAGATTTTATCCCGACGAGCCCGATGTGCCCAATTGCCTTCCGCCTCGCCACCGATATTAAAGAAGCTGCAAAGCAAGTTGAAAACGTAAAAAATGTGAAAGTCTACTGCCATGGTCATGTAATGGAGTCAATGATCAACGAGGTTGTTAACCGTGAATAAATTCCTACAAAGGTGACCTAACATGGAGGTAACAGTCAAGTTCTTTACTACACTAAGGGAAATCACGGGTAAAAGAGAAGAGAAAATTGTTCTTAACCACGACGCAACGGTGAGAGACCTATTGAACATATTATCAAATAAGTACGGAAAAGCTTTCGGTGATTATGTTTTCGAAAGCTCCGACACCCCTCGTCCATCCCTTCAGTTTTTGGTAGATGGAGTGAGCATAGCGAATCTTCAAACAAAGCTAAGAAATGGATGCAAAGTTGCGATTATTCCGCCAGTTGGCGGAGGTTGATTTCCTCCACGGTTTCTCCGAATAATTTGAAACTATCTGCCGAGGTTATCCTCACTTTTACAAACCGCCCGATAAGACCATTACAATCTTTAAGGAAGACTGGTTTGTAACTCAATGTCCTTGCTTCTAATCCCCCGTATAATGCAGGCTTAACTACCAAGCACTCTAAAGTTCTGCCGACCAAGTTACGGTTTATTTCCAATCCAATACGAGCTACGAGCTTAGAAACGATTACTGAACGCTCTTTTTTAACGTACTCAGGTACCTGAGACATGGTCATAGCTTTAGTATGCGGACGAGCTGTAAATCTTGCTACGTGTACCTTGTCGGGGCGAATCTCTTCTAGTAACTTGCACGTTTCCTTAAACGCTTCCTCCGACTCACCCGGAA encodes the following:
- a CDS encoding iron-sulfur cluster assembly protein encodes the protein MTELEERVKAKVSNLIDPETGLNFGEMGLIQNVKEIDAGVVQVDFIPTSPMCPIAFRLATDIKEAAKQVENVKNVKVYCHGHVMESMINEVVNRE
- a CDS encoding MoaD family protein, which gives rise to MEVTVKFFTTLREITGKREEKIVLNHDATVRDLLNILSNKYGKAFGDYVFESSDTPRPSLQFLVDGVSIANLQTKLRNGCKVAIIPPVGGG